The DNA window AGGATAAAATCCAGGCTTCAATATAGTTAAGTTAATTTGACAGCTTTGCATTGTTAGGCTGATAACAGAATTTCAcatcaaatttaagtttgatTATTAACCAACGTAAGGAGGTTCAAGTTATTCAATTAGGCAGAGTTGTGAGACATTTTTATTAACgaaaaattggtaaaactatttaaagaaacatgtaataattaaaaataatattttttaagctattttcggtatatatgtactttaataTTGTTATTACTATAATTGAAATATGTTCATTTAGTAAGATAGCTTTTATTAATTATCGATTACTATCGgttgttaattttaaaattaaacatccGTCACCAGCTTCCGGCTTTAAGCTTGTGCTCTGGGAAGCGCCCATTTTAACCACGACTAACCTGAAGACAATCCGAAACAATAATCTCGGCGACAATGACCTAAAAATTAAGATTTCAAAGAACAGGATAGGACGCTAGATGTATTTGTCGGAAACCGCACGAAAGTCGCATTATGATATGTGCGGCGGTTGGTTCCAGAAGCGATGGAAAATAAGTGCATGGGCTGGATTGCCCTTTGTGCTTAAAgggcatatattttttaattaattctattaataattttaaaaaatattagaagTATGGTATTTCCAAGAAGAGGTTCAGTTGTTCTGTTTCTGACTTATTACCTGGCAGCTTTAAAACTTGGAAACGGACGGACGTGGCTAGATATAAGTGGTCAAAAGAGGCTCCTTCAAAGCATTGCCAACTTCTGGCTGAAATCATTATTCATTAATTCTTGTCAAAACGAAGGAagtttttagtattttctgctaaagtttttaataaatctgaGGTACTAAGCTTAACTTACCTCTCTAAAGGGAATTCCTAACTGGAACTATCAATTATTTCAACAAagaataaacaattttttattcattgtTACTGACAGAGTTTTTAGGAAATAACAGGCATTTCTGAAATTGACGCACAGACGTTACCACACTTCCCGGATTTCTATTTCCTTGACGTCAGAAAGTTTCCACATGAATTAAATTTGTGGTTAACTCAATTAACCGTCAAACGCCTGAAGCAAAGGACTCAGAGTGGCTACCCAGCTCTTGTATAAATGAAAACTAAATCTAATAATTCGAGCATATGTTTGAGTGCGCGGATGTTTGCTCGAGTCTTGACACCACTCTGCTCTGTTTGTAGGAGTATTTACCATTAGTTGCTAGAAATATGGTGCAAGTGACGCATTAAGAGCATAAAGGAAACCGCACTAGCCGAGTGAACGGGCCAAACCAACAATGTCAACCACTAAGCCGTTAATAACGGGTGCGTTCCTGTGGCTCTTTTAGCTGTCGTTAGTTATCTGCCCCATAAATTAACCATCACCCTGTTTAAGTCAGAGGATGTTGGGGCCAAATCGGGTATAAAACGAACCGCGCCGGAATAAAGGGCACAGTCTTCTTCAAAACCCTGCCGAGTGTTGTTTCCCAAGTGCACCAGTCCATAGGTCAAGATTGGAAATATGAATCTCTACATTGTCCTTGTGGTGGTATCGGTGTTCCTAAACCTGATCCAAGCAGCGCCGAGTGTGGTACGTACAATAGAGTGCCTACAGtgtttttgaaaacatttgaaaaatccAACGTTACaacttttgaaattttagGATTTTCCCAACGACGAATTGATggatggaaaatatttatgtgaAGGTAACAAAGCGTTTAATGACCCATTTATGTTCAGGAATGGTCTACTCAACTTGCAACctgcattattattattattgtatttcaAAGTTTTGCTGTACATAAGCAATTAATCCctaatttcttattattttgacCAGATATTTCCGCGTTAAAACAATTATGTAGCGGAAACAGCGAAAGCTTACGACAAATCGGATTTTCAAACGACGACTTATCAACAACATCGCCCTTATTTAACGAGTTTTACAAACTCTTCCTAAGAAATGTGAACCTTTTTTtgtcgaaaaacaaaaatcttgaAGCCCTACAAGAGAGGTTATCGCGAACAGTTTCGAAACGAGGTTTAGACAGCATTGGTGGAGGACACTTGATAAAGAGGACTGAAAGTAGACGGCTTCTAAGCGACTAAGAACTCCTTTGAATAACTATTTGCCACACCATTGACTTTGACCATATCGAGAACCGAAATGAAACcgaaatgtaaataaaaagcttgggctttattttatatgtgcATATAAAATGATGTAGCTACTAattgttaataaattattgcATTTGTAAAGAGTTTTGTTTTCAGCCTTGTATTTAGAAATCCCTGAAAGCAAATTTTACCAACGATTTACTAACCTTTACTAATAATTCACGCTTCATCCCCAAAAGCTGGTTTGAAGAAGTACGATGGACCCTTCATAGTTAGGTGAGTTGCGCCAGATACACCGTCAAATAACAGATACACGTGAAGTCCCATTGTCTACCACACTTATCAAAAGTTAAAGATTAAACGGCTGCTATCAGGCCTTATCCGAATGTTATCGGAAAAAGTGCTGTATATAACAGTATGTAAATGTGCAGATAACAGGTCCATATAATATGTGGACCTAAAAGTTAGAGTGCCTATTTACCCACAAAGAAGGTGATACTTGTTCGAACTAATCCCTTAACACGTCTATCTGTATCCCGCAGATTGATATCCGCTGCCAATGGACAAACGGTGGTGTGCTACGAGTGCGGCCAGTCGGATTTCAAGGCAAAGTTCAGCGCAAAACCCTGCGGAGATCGGTTTTCGGCCGGAAAGATTGGGACAGGCCACCACCGGGACGTGGTTCCCTACCTGGTGAGGATGGACCCCGTGTACAAGGACACTTGGGGCAGTAAGCTGAAAAGGAACTTCGATGAGATCGACAAGGCCTCCGCCAGCTTCAGCATTCTCAACCAACTGGTCTAGAGACACCCTCTCAGGCCATTTTAAATGCTCACGGATATGGATACCGACCGAACCGCGAATATACTCTTAAATGCTTCATGTCAAGGGATTATAAAAAGCAGAAATAAACAGTGTGCATCCTCATAACTGGTACGATTGAAACGAGCGTGTCTGTTATTaacatgtttatttattattctttaaTGTTGAGTTTTGTGAAAGGTCATACCAGATCTAAATGCAgcgaattttttttaatcaagggactatttaaatacaaattacatttgataattatatttaaaacagtaagtcattaatatttttatttacttgcaTTACGGCGATGGGGATAACCTATAACAATTCATATTGACGAAGGTGCATCCTTTGAATAATGTCTCTGCAATCATTAAACACACGTTTAATGTTTTCTGTGTCAACGGCGCATGTGAAATGTGGGTAGCAGTAGTGTTTACCGTCTCCGCTAGCGGTAGATATACGCTAAAAAGTACAGAAGCAGGAGTTCGGATGAGCTTTCGGTTGGATGAGGAACTGGGATGAAGACCTACCAGAAACTCGTCTCGtatgaaatattttgctcGTATTACTTCTGGGTCGTCATTGGATTCCATTATTGCGTCACCTGTGTCGACAGCACATTTGAAATTAGACAAAAACATATTATCCATTAAATTTCTTAAGTTAATTTGGGCACGAGTTAAAATTTGGATGCAGTTTTTAGATCAAGGTAGACTGGTTATCACATCTTTAATAGAGAATCGATTTTAATTGCCCAATTAGTCCATGATGCCTCCTCCTTGCTTTATGGCCTTGCCGAAATCAATGAAAAGAAAGCCTTCGCCTTGAGTTTTATGATGGCTCTAGAGGGACATTCAACTATTTTACTTACTTGGCGTTTGGTATTTGTTAAACTCGGAGAAATATTCCGACAATTTACTTTTTCCAGCCTTAATTTTCTCTGCTAACAAATCttgcttatttaaaaatagtataatAGAAATCGTGCGAAGCCATCTATAAGAAAGGGGGTGTTAGTTTTCAGGTCTCTGATTGCGGATGCGCTCTCACCTGTTGTTCCAAATACTCTTGAACAAATCCAAAGATTCTCGAAGTCGATTTTGGGTGGGATCTTCACGCAAAACCATGTTATAACTTGAGCACGCAGTTACGAATATAATAGCAGTTACATCATTGAAACATTGAATCCATTTCCTacgctcgtctcgctgtcctCCGACATCAAACATGCTGCACACGTACAATTGCAAGGGTTATTTCCGAGCTGTTCTGAACATCATCTTCTACTCACTGAAAGTTTACTTTGTCCACTTGAAATCTTGTTTCAAATATTCCAGAAGTCAAAACACGGCACCGAAGAATATCCTGCTCATTAGGGGTATAGTTTGGATTCTTGATTGTGCTCACTCGGTCCAGGAAGCTTTAGTGTGAGATAGTAAGTGTACACATGAGTAAGGATGTTGTGTTAAGGGTTAATTAGCCTCATCAAGCCTAGAAAGCACTACTGCTCTTGGGGTGTCGTGGCAAGGACTCGTAATGGAATAGTTGCTAGTTAGCTtacagtaataataatatcattCAGAGAATTAAACCGAATCCGAACTGACATTATTGATATGttgatattttctttttggctaTGAAATAAATACTTTG is part of the Drosophila biarmipes strain raj3 chromosome 2R, RU_DBia_V1.1, whole genome shotgun sequence genome and encodes:
- the LOC108026881 gene encoding G protein alpha s subunit isoform X1, giving the protein MGCFGSPTSKQSDVNSEDSKSQKRRSDAISRQLQKDKQLYRATHRLLLLGAGESGKSTIVKQMRILHVDGFSDSEKKQKIDDIKKNIRDAILTITGAMSTLNPPVALEKKENEPRVEYIQDYASSPDFNYPPEFYEHTEELWKDKGVLQTYERSNEYQLIDCAKYFLDRVSTIKNPNYTPNEQDILRCRVLTSGIFETRFQVDKVNFHMFDVGGQRDERRKWIQCFNDVTAIIFVTACSSYNMVLREDPTQNRLRESLDLFKSIWNNRWLRTISIILFLNKQDLLAEKIKAGKSKLSEYFSEFNKYQTPIDTGDAIMESNDDPEVIRAKYFIRDEFLRISTASGDGKHYCYPHFTCAVDTENIKRVFNDCRDIIQRMHLRQYELL
- the LOC108026882 gene encoding uncharacterized protein LOC108026882 isoform X1, producing MNLYIVLVVVSVFLNLIQAAPSVDFPNDELMDGKYLCEAGLKKYDGPFIVRLISAANGQTVVCYECGQSDFKAKFSAKPCGDRFSAGKIGTGHHRDVVPYLVRMDPVYKDTWGSKLKRNFDEIDKASASFSILNQLV
- the LOC108026882 gene encoding uncharacterized protein LOC108026882 isoform X2 encodes the protein MNLYIVLVVVSVFLNLIQAAPSVDFPNDELMDGKYLCEDISALKQLCSGNSESLRQIGFSNDDLSTTSPLFNEFYKLFLRNVNLFLSKNKNLEALQERLSRTVSKRGLDSIGGGHLIKRTESRRLLSD
- the LOC108026881 gene encoding guanine nucleotide-binding protein G(s) subunit alpha isoform X2 translates to MGCFGSPTSKQSDVNSEDSKSQKRRSDAISRQLQKDKQLYRATHRLLLLGAGESGKSTIVKQMRILHVDGFSDSEKKQKIDDIKKNIRDAILTITGAMSTLNPPVALEKKENEPRVEYIQDYASSPDFNYPPEFYEHTEELWKDKGVLQTYERSNEYQLIDCAKYFLDRVSTIKNPNYTPNEQDILRCRVLTSGIFETRFQVDKVNFHMFDVGGQRDERRKWIQCFNDVTAIIFVTACSSYNMVLREDPTQNRLRESLDLFKSIWNNRWLRTISIILFLNKQDLLAEKIKAGKSKLSEYFSEFNKYQTPSDAIMESNDDPEVIRAKYFIRDEFLRISTASGDGKHYCYPHFTCAVDTENIKRVFNDCRDIIQRMHLRQYELL